The Sorangiineae bacterium MSr11954 DNA segment CGCCAACGCGGCGCGAAGCCACCTCGAACGAATGGGGCTGCTCGCGGAGGGTGCGACATGAGCATCGATACGATGCTTTCCATGCTGTGGACCGCCACCCTCGACACCTTTTACATGGTCGGCGTCTCCACCGCGCTCACCGTGGTGTTCGGGCTGCCGCTGGGCGTGCTCTTGATCCTGACCGATCACGGCGGCCTCCTCAGCGCGCCGTGGCTTCATCGGGTGCTGGGTGCGGTCGTCAATGTCGGCCGGTCGCTGCCGTTCATCATCTTGCTGGTGGCCGTCATCCCGCTGACCCGCTTCGTGGTGGGCACCACCATCGGCACCACGGCGGCCATCGTGCCGCTCACCCTGGCCGCCGTTCCATTCTTTGCGCGCGTCTGCGAGACCTCTTTGCGCGAGGTCGATCACGGTCTCATCGAGGCGGCGCAGGCCATGGGCTGCACCGAGGCGCAAATCGTCTACAAGGTGCTCATCCCCGAGGCCCTGCCGTCCCTCGTGCTCGGGGTCACCATCACGATCATCAGCCTCCTCAGCTACTCCGCCGTGGCCGGCGCCGTGGGCGCAGGCGGCCTCGGCGATCTCGCCATCCGCTACGGCTACCAGCGCTTCGACACCAAGGTGATGGCCGTCACCGTGGCCTTGCTCATCGTGATGGTGCAAGCCATCCAGTGGGTCG contains these protein-coding regions:
- a CDS encoding ABC transporter permease — protein: MSIDTMLSMLWTATLDTFYMVGVSTALTVVFGLPLGVLLILTDHGGLLSAPWLHRVLGAVVNVGRSLPFIILLVAVIPLTRFVVGTTIGTTAAIVPLTLAAVPFFARVCETSLREVDHGLIEAAQAMGCTEAQIVYKVLIPEALPSLVLGVTITIISLLSYSAVAGAVGAGGLGDLAIRYGYQRFDTKVMAVTVALLIVMVQAIQWVGNLLSRRLRTS